From Daucus carota subsp. sativus chromosome 6, DH1 v3.0, whole genome shotgun sequence, the proteins below share one genomic window:
- the LOC108224873 gene encoding uncharacterized protein LOC108224873, with product MAASSAQTAFKGNLKKALAGLRRIDLEGLRWRVFDAKGQVLGRLASQISTVIQGKDKPTYAPNRDDGDMCIVINAKDIHVTGRKLTDKFYRWHTGYIGHLKERSLKDQLAKDPTEVIRKAVMRMLPRNKLRDDRDRKLRIFAGSEHPFADRPVEDYSMPPRQVREMRPRARRALVRALKKAEQQEQGTSDTRKKRKREDVEPETSI from the exons ATGGCAGCTTCTTCAGCTCAGACTGCTTTCAAAGGCAATCTCAAG AAAGCGCTTGCCGGTTTAAGGAGGATTGATTTGGAAGGTCTGCGGTGGAGAGTATTTGATGCAAAAGGCCAG GTTCTTGGGAGGTTGGCATCACAAATTTCTACTGTGATTCAAGGCAAAGACAAACCTACATATGCACCTAATCGTGATGATGGGGATATGTGTATTGTTATTAATGCAAAGGATATTCATGTAACTGGAAGAAAACTTACTGACAAGTTTTATAGATGGCATACAGG GTATATTGGCCACCTTAAAGAAAGGAGTTTGAAAGACCAATTGGCTAAGGATCCTACTGAAGTCATCCGTAAAGCTGTGATGCGCATGCTGCCAAGAAATAAATTACGTGAT GATAGAGATCGTAAACTGAGAATTTTTGCTGGTAGTGAGCACCCATTTGCAGACAGGCCCGTTGAAGACTATTCTATGCCTCCGCGTCAAGTACGAGAAATGCGCCCTCGTGCAAGAAGAGCTTTAGTTCGAGCTCTAAAGAAGGCCGAGCAACAAGAGCAAGGAACTTCAGAtacaagaaagaagagaaaaagggaagATGTGGAGCCTGAGACGAGCATATGA
- the LOC108224764 gene encoding uncharacterized protein LOC108224764 produces MDYHFVYKDLEGASTQWDDIQRKLGNLPPKPPTFKPAPFAPADDPESKPKDKSWINDKTEEELEELEDDQDLDDDRFLQEYRKKRLAEIREASKVAKFGSIIPISGSDFVREVSQAPPDVWVVVILYKDGYAECGVLMGCLEELAAKYPATKFVKIISTDCIPNYPDRNLPTLLVYNSGAVKANYVGMHNFGRRCTPEGVALVLCQSDPVLNDGQSGGDASRERVLEGVRKRFIDKVVAAHEEDEDGSSSD; encoded by the exons ATGGATTACCATTTTGTGTATAAAGATTTAGAAGGAGCTTCAACACAGTGGGATGATATTCAAAGGAAGCTGGGTAATTTGCCCCCGAAACCACCTACCTTCAAGCCTGCCCCTTTTGCACCTGCTGATGACCCAGAATCGAAACCCAAAGATAAATCTTGGATCAATGATAAGACCGAAGAAGAGCTCGAGGAGTTGGAGGATGACCAGGATCTTGATGACGATCGCTTCCTCCAAGAGTATAG GAAGAAGAGACTGGCAGAGATAAGAGAAGCATCTAAGGTTGCAAAATTTGGATCAATAATTCCAATTTCTGGATCAGATTTTGTACGCGAGGTTTCACAAGCCCCACCTGATGTTTGGGTGGTAGTTATTTTGTATAAAGATGG GTACGCGGAGTGTGGTGTGCTTATGGGGTGTCTGGAAGAACTAGCAGCAAAATACCCCGCcacaaaatttgttaaaatCATATCAACCGACTGCATACCTAACTATCCGGATCGTAATCTTCCTACTCTACTGGTTTACAATAGTGGTGCTGTTAAGGCAAATTATGTCGGTATGCATAATTTTGGTAGGAGATGCACTCCTGAAG GTGTCGCACTCGTTCTATGTCAATCAGATCCTGTACTTAATGATGGGCAGAGTGGAGGTGATGCGTCTAGGGAAAGGGTGCTTGAAGGAGTTAGGAAGAGATTTATAGATAAAGTTGTAGCAGCACATGAAGAAGACGAGGATGGATCTTCAAGTGATTAG